Within the Micromonospora citrea genome, the region CCGCCGAGGAGGAGCCGGTCACGGAGGAGCAGCCGGTCGCCGAGCCGGAGCCCGTCGCCGAGCCGGAGCCGCGCACCCGCCGTCGGCGGGCCGCGCTCTCCGCGCCGACCGTGCTGTTCATGGCCCCGCAGCCGGAGGATATCCCGCTGGCCCGGGTCGTCACGCCCGCGCCGGTCGAGGAGGAGCCCGCCGTCGAGGAGGCGCCCGAGCCGGTCGAGCCGGCGCGCCGCCGCCGGCGCGGACGCCGCGACGCCGAGGTGGTCGAGGCCGTCGAGGCCGAGGAGGAGCCGGCCGAGGAGGCCGAGGAGGCCGCCGAGGAAGAGGACGAGGACGAGGACGACGCCGCCGCGGCCCGCCGTCGGCGCCGCCGGGGCCGTCGCGGCCGTGGCCGGGGCAAGGGCGGTGCGGACGAGGCCGAGGACGAGGAGTCCGAGGAGGCCGCGCAGGCCGAGGCCGAGGCCGAGGAGGCCGAAGGCGAGGAGGACGAGGAGGCCGAGGGCGGCGACGGGCTGACCCGCCGGCGCCGGCGTCGCCGCCGCCGGGGCGCCGGAGACGTCGAGGCCGGGGCCGACGACGGCGTGCCGACGGTCGTCAAGATCCGCGAGCCGCGCAAGACCGTCGACGAGGTGCAGGGCGTCTCCGGCTCGACCCGGCTGGAGGCCAAGCGCCAGCGCCGCCGCGACGGCCGCGAGCAGCGCCGGACCCGGCCGCCGATCCTCAGCGAGTCGGAGTTCCTGGCCCGCCGGGAGGCCGTCGACCGGGTGATGGCGGTACGCCAGCGCGGCGACCGCACCCAGATCGCCGTCCTCGAGGACGGGGTGCTGGTCGAGCACTACGTCACCCGCAACTCGTCCGGCACCATGGCCGGCAACGTCTACCTGGGCAAGGTGCAAAACGTCCTGCCCAGCATGGAGGCGGCATTCGTCGACATCGGGCGCGGTCGCAACGCCGTGCTGTACGCCGGCGAGGTCAACTGGGACACCACCGGCCTGGAGGGCCGGGCCCGCTCGATCGAGCAGGCGCTGAAGTCCGGCGACTCCGTGCTCGTGCAGGTCACGAAGGACCCGATCGGCCACAAGGGCGCGCGGCTGACCAGCCACATCGCGCTCTCCGGCCGGCACCTGGTCTACGTGCCCCACGGCAACGCCTCCGGCATCAGCCGCAAGCTGCCCGACACCGAGCGCAAGCGGCTGCGCGACGTGCTGAAGAAGCTGGTCCCGGACGGCGCGGGCGTGATCGTCCGGACCGCCGCCGAGGGCGCCAGCGAGGACGAGTTGGCCCGCGACGTCAAGCGGCTGCAGGCGCAGTGGGAGGACATCCAGGCCAAGGCGGCCGAGGGCGGCGCCCCGGTACTGCTCTACGAGGAGCCGGACCTGGTCATCCGGGTCGTGCGGGACCTGTTCAACGAGGACTTCCGCGAGCTGGTGATCGAGGGCGAGCAGTCCTACGACATGGTCGAGTCGTACCTGTCGCACGTCTCGCCGGACCTGGTCGCCCGGCTGCGCCGGCACGTCGGGACCACCGACGTGTTCGCCGAGTACCGGATCGACGAGCAGATCATCAAGGGACTGGACCGCAAGGTCTTCCTCCCCTCGGGCGGTTCACTGGTGATCGACCGGACCGAGGCGATGACCGTCATCGACGTCAACACCGGCAAGTACACCGGCTCCGGGGGCAACCTCGAGGAGACGGTCACCCGGAACAACCTGGAGGCGGCTGAGGAGATCGTCCGCCAGCTCCGGCTGCGCGACCTCGGCGGCATCGTGGTGATCGACTTCATCGACATGGTGCTGGAGTCCAACCGTGAGCTGGTGCTGCGCCGGCTGACCGAGTGCCTGGGGCGCGACCGCACCAAGCACCAGGTCACCGAGATCACCTCGCTCGGCCTCGTGCAGATGACCCGCAAGCGGATCGGCGCGGGCCTGCTGGAGGCGTTCAGCGAGACCTGCGAGTGCTGCAAGGGCCGGGGCCTGATCATCCACACCGAGCCGGTGCCGGAGAAGCCGCGTTCCGGCGGTGGGGCGGGGGAGAAGGTCAAGGCGGTCGCCTCGGCCGTGGCCGCCCCGGCGACGGAGCAGGGCGGCGGGGCGTCGTCGCGGCGGCGGGCCCGCAAGAGCGCGCCGGTCGAGCGGACCGTGGCCGAGGTCGTCGAGGCCGACACCGGGGCCGTCCCCGACGCCGACTACCACGACACCATGGGCTACGACCTGTCCCGCTACGAGGCGGACACCCCCGCCGCGCTCGAGGTCGCCGACAGCCAGACGGGCGAGTCCGCGCGGCTGGCCGCCCCCGACGACCCGGACGCGCTGGCCGACACCGACGGCGACGAGTCGGAGGGCGGCTCCGGCCGACGCCGGCCCCGGCGCGGCGGCGCGCGGCGGCGTACCCGGCCCTGACCGGCTGACCGGCCCGATGTTTGGCAGGGCCCCTTCCCCGGCAATGTCCCGGGGAGGGGGCCCTGTCGTATGGTCGATCCCCGGTCACGACCGGCCACCTGTGGTCAGGAGAGGAACGATGCGCCGTCTGCTCGCCGTCATCACGGTCACCGCTGTCCTGTTCACCGGCGCCGGGTGCGCGGACGATCGGCCGGAGCCGGCCACTCCCGGCGCCGCGTCCGGCGGCCCGGGGGGCGGGGCGCCGGGTGCCGGCAGCGGGGCGGCGGGCGGCAACGCCCCCGAGGTGTGCGCCGCCGCACAGGCGGCCGGGGACACGGCCGTGCGGACGTACGTCGAGGAACTCGGCAAGATGGTCGCGGCGGTCGGGGCGAACGACGGCACGGCCGCCGAGACGGCCCGCAAGCGCATCTCCGCGGCGCTGACCGACTGGCGGGCCGCGCTGCGCCGGGAGTCGGGCCGGGCCGAGGACACCCAGCTCAAGACGCTCCTCGCGGACATGGCGGCCGAGGTCGGCACCCTGGGCACCGACGTCGACGCGATCGACGAGACCGAGCTCGACCGGCTCCGGCAGCGCCTCGACCAGCTCTGCGCCCGCTGACCTGCGGGGCCGGTTTGGGCGTCGGGCCCGCCATGGCGTACGCTTGCCTGCGGCGCACTTTGGTGTGCCGAGTTCTCGCGTGCCCACGCCGCCGTGCCTCTGCTGCCCGGCGAGCCGCCGCGGGAACGACCGACCGGCAACGGTGGGAAAAGACGCTAGCAGCCTCAACGACAGGGAGTCCGCCTCCGATGTACGCGATCGTCAAGACCGGCGGCAAGCAGTACAAGGTCGCCGAGGGCGACGTGATCGAGGTCGAGAAGCTCGCCGGTGCCCCCGGCGACGCGGTGCAGCTCACCGCGGTGCTCCTCGTCGACGGTGACGACCTGGTGACCGACGCGGCGAAGCTTGCCTCGGTCGCGGTGTCCGGCGAGATCGCCGCGCACACCAAGGGCCCGAAGATCCGGATCCACAAGTTCAAGAACAAGACCGGCTACCACAAGCGCCAGGGTCACCGCCAGCCGCTGACCCAGGTCAAGGTGACCGGCATCTCCAGCGGGAAGTAGGTCGTCCTCCAATGGCTCACAAAAAGGGTGCGTCCAGCTCGCGTAACGGTCGCGACTCCGCGGCCCAGCGGCTCGGCGTGAAGCGCTTCGGTGGTCAGGTCGTCAGCGCGGGTGAGATCCTCATCCGTCAGCGTGGCACCAAGTTCCACCCCGGTGACCTGGTCGGCCGCGGCGGAGACGACACGCTCTTCGCGCTGGCCGCCGGTGCGGTCCAGTTCGGCACCAAGCGCGGTCGCAAGACCGTCAGCATCGTGCCGCAGCAGTAGTCCCTCCGGCGCAGCGGGCCGCGGACCTCGTGTCCCGGCCCGCTTCGCTTTTCTCGTGCGGGGCGTCGACCTCGCTGGAAGGATTGACGCCCGTGGCGACGTTCGTTGACCGGGTCGTCCTGCACCTGCAGGCCGGCGATGGCGGGCACGGTTGTGTCTCGATCCACCGGGAGAAGTTCAAGCCGTTCGGCGGCCCCGACGGCGGCAACGGCGGGCACGGCGGCAGCGTGTCCCTGGAAGTCGACCCGCAGGTGACGACGCTGCTCGACTTCCACTTCCGTCCGCACGTCAAGGCCGAGAACGGCAAGGGCGGCGCCGGGTCGAACCGCGACGGCGCCAACGGCCGCAACCTCGTGCTGAAGGTGCCCAACGGCACCGTCGTGCAGGCGCCCGACGGCACCGTGCTGGCCGACATGGTCGGCGCCGGCACGACCTTCGAGGTGGCCCGGGGCGGGCGCGGCGGCCGGGGCAACGCGTCGCTGGCCAATGCCCGGCGCAAGGCCCCCGGCTTCGCGGAGCTGGGCGAGCCCGGCGAGCAGCTCGACGTGGTGCTGGAGCTCAAGAGCGTCGCCGACGTCGGCCTGGTGGGCTTCCCGTCGGCCGGCAAGTCGTCGCTGATCTCGGTGATCTCCGCCGCCAAGCCGAAGATCGCGGACTACCCGTTCACCACCCTGGTGCCGAACCTGGGCGTGGTCCGGGTGGACAACCACACCTTCACGGTCGCCGACGTGCCCGGCCTGATCCCCGGGGCCGCCACCGGCAAGGGCCTCGGCCTGGAGTTCCTGCGGCACATCGAACGCTGCTCGGTGCTGGTGCACGTGATCGACACGGCCACCCTGGAGCCCGGCCGGGACCCGGTCGCCGACATCGACACCATCGAGGCCGAGCTGGCCGAGTACGGCGGCCTGGCCGACCGGCCCCGACTGGTGGCGCTGAACAAGGTCGACGTGCCGGACGGCCGGGACCTCGCCGAGATCGTCCGCCCCGACCTGGTGGAGCGCGGCTTCCGGGTGTTCGAGGTCTCCGCGGCCACCCGGGAGGGGCTGAAGGAGCTGACGTACGCCATGGCGGAGCTGGTGGAGCAGGCGCGCAGCGCGGCGCCGCCGGCCGAGCCGACCCGGATCGTGATCCGGCCGCGGGCGGTCGACGACGCCGGCTTCACGATCGAGGCCGCGCCGGACGGCGCCTGGGTGGTGCGCGGCGTCCGTCCCGAGCGCTGGGTGCGGCAGACGAACTTCGACAACGACGAGGCGGTGGGCTACCTGGCCGACCGGCTGGCCCGGCTGGGCGTCGAGGAGAAGCTCGGCAAGGCCGGCGCGGAGCCCGGCGACCTGGTCCGGATCGGCGACCGCGAGTTCGACTGGCAGCCGACCCTCTACGCCGGCGCCGACTTCGTCCCGGGCAACCGGGGCACCGACGTCCGGCTGGAGGAGAAGTCGACCCGCGCCTCGGCGGCGGAGCGGCTGGCGGCCCGCAAGGCCCGCCGGCAGCGGCCGGCCGACGAGATCGAGGGCACGGACGCCGACGTCTCGGACGACGTTCCCGACGACGCCGAATAGCTCGTTGCGCTCCGTGACCGCGACGGCTGGCGGAAACCTCCGCGAAACGCGGTCGGCCTAACGTGGCGGGATGCTGATCGAGACGCGTCCCGCCACCGATCCGGAGATCGCCACGCTGGTGGTCGCCCAGCAGCGTGAGCTGCGGGAGGCCGACGGCGGCCTCGAGGGCCAGGCGACGCTGACCCACGACGACATCCGCTACCTGGCGGTGGTGGTCGACGGCCGGGCCGTCGCCTGCGGCGGCCTGCAGGCCCTGCCCGACGGCGGCGGCGAGGTCAAGCGGATGTACGTGCGCCCGGCGTACCGGGGGCGGGGCATCGCCCGTCAGTTGCTCTCCGCCCTGGAGGAGCTGGCCCACCAGCACGGGCACCGCAGGGTCTGCCTGGAGACCGCGACCTACCTGCCGGCCGCGATCG harbors:
- the rplU gene encoding 50S ribosomal protein L21 — protein: MYAIVKTGGKQYKVAEGDVIEVEKLAGAPGDAVQLTAVLLVDGDDLVTDAAKLASVAVSGEIAAHTKGPKIRIHKFKNKTGYHKRQGHRQPLTQVKVTGISSGK
- the obgE gene encoding GTPase ObgE, translated to MATFVDRVVLHLQAGDGGHGCVSIHREKFKPFGGPDGGNGGHGGSVSLEVDPQVTTLLDFHFRPHVKAENGKGGAGSNRDGANGRNLVLKVPNGTVVQAPDGTVLADMVGAGTTFEVARGGRGGRGNASLANARRKAPGFAELGEPGEQLDVVLELKSVADVGLVGFPSAGKSSLISVISAAKPKIADYPFTTLVPNLGVVRVDNHTFTVADVPGLIPGAATGKGLGLEFLRHIERCSVLVHVIDTATLEPGRDPVADIDTIEAELAEYGGLADRPRLVALNKVDVPDGRDLAEIVRPDLVERGFRVFEVSAATREGLKELTYAMAELVEQARSAAPPAEPTRIVIRPRAVDDAGFTIEAAPDGAWVVRGVRPERWVRQTNFDNDEAVGYLADRLARLGVEEKLGKAGAEPGDLVRIGDREFDWQPTLYAGADFVPGNRGTDVRLEEKSTRASAAERLAARKARRQRPADEIEGTDADVSDDVPDDAE
- the rpmA gene encoding 50S ribosomal protein L27 yields the protein MAHKKGASSSRNGRDSAAQRLGVKRFGGQVVSAGEILIRQRGTKFHPGDLVGRGGDDTLFALAAGAVQFGTKRGRKTVSIVPQQ
- a CDS encoding GNAT family N-acetyltransferase — translated: MLIETRPATDPEIATLVVAQQRELREADGGLEGQATLTHDDIRYLAVVVDGRAVACGGLQALPDGGGEVKRMYVRPAYRGRGIARQLLSALEELAHQHGHRRVCLETATYLPAAIGLYTSCGYEPIPVYGEYVDNPYSVCFAKRLPVSA
- a CDS encoding Rne/Rng family ribonuclease; its protein translation is MLENEPEGGERTGSQPADETADNSTTGNATGAPSGTGAEDTATGTADAGATEAGQAPVAPARRRTTRRRTAPLNQPEQTEAPAEASTAPVAGSAEAPQAEVLAPVAGDLEAAPKATRRRRKATTAKAAEEPAPAAEEPAAAQAAGEPPATAGETPAETAPPVKATRTRRKKAAPAAAEPAAQAPADAAGPATGAEERSAATTPQTTAAAATTPEAGTEFGAAAPVAVSGAETRSGEVPPGVAVTPPAEEEPVTEEQPVAEPEPVAEPEPRTRRRRAALSAPTVLFMAPQPEDIPLARVVTPAPVEEEPAVEEAPEPVEPARRRRRGRRDAEVVEAVEAEEEPAEEAEEAAEEEDEDEDDAAAARRRRRRGRRGRGRGKGGADEAEDEESEEAAQAEAEAEEAEGEEDEEAEGGDGLTRRRRRRRRRGAGDVEAGADDGVPTVVKIREPRKTVDEVQGVSGSTRLEAKRQRRRDGREQRRTRPPILSESEFLARREAVDRVMAVRQRGDRTQIAVLEDGVLVEHYVTRNSSGTMAGNVYLGKVQNVLPSMEAAFVDIGRGRNAVLYAGEVNWDTTGLEGRARSIEQALKSGDSVLVQVTKDPIGHKGARLTSHIALSGRHLVYVPHGNASGISRKLPDTERKRLRDVLKKLVPDGAGVIVRTAAEGASEDELARDVKRLQAQWEDIQAKAAEGGAPVLLYEEPDLVIRVVRDLFNEDFRELVIEGEQSYDMVESYLSHVSPDLVARLRRHVGTTDVFAEYRIDEQIIKGLDRKVFLPSGGSLVIDRTEAMTVIDVNTGKYTGSGGNLEETVTRNNLEAAEEIVRQLRLRDLGGIVVIDFIDMVLESNRELVLRRLTECLGRDRTKHQVTEITSLGLVQMTRKRIGAGLLEAFSETCECCKGRGLIIHTEPVPEKPRSGGGAGEKVKAVASAVAAPATEQGGGASSRRRARKSAPVERTVAEVVEADTGAVPDADYHDTMGYDLSRYEADTPAALEVADSQTGESARLAAPDDPDALADTDGDESEGGSGRRRPRRGGARRRTRP